The proteins below come from a single Piscinibacter gummiphilus genomic window:
- the folE2 gene encoding GTP cyclohydrolase FolE2, which yields MNHMTDAKSALMKDALHIPDTQSERDERHLAIQRVGVKDVRFPMTLSMGKTPQPTIGVWDMDVALPAEQKGTHMSRFVAWLDTLNEPLDPATLRRHFDAMLQKLHATEGRVEVRFPFFIRKRAPVSGLESLLDYQGSWIAECRNGQTIVWSQVLVPVKSLCPCSKEISDYGAHNQRSHVTIRAELLGDVAWGELVRFAEESASSEIWPMLKRADEKWITERAYENPKFVEDLVRDVALRLNADKRIGRYSVDVENFESIHNHSAYARIER from the coding sequence ATGAATCACATGACAGACGCGAAGAGCGCCTTGATGAAAGACGCGCTCCACATTCCCGACACGCAAAGCGAGCGCGACGAGCGCCATCTGGCCATCCAACGCGTCGGCGTGAAGGATGTGCGCTTTCCCATGACGCTGAGCATGGGCAAGACGCCCCAGCCCACCATCGGCGTGTGGGACATGGACGTTGCCCTGCCTGCCGAGCAGAAGGGTACGCACATGTCGCGCTTCGTGGCCTGGCTCGACACGCTCAACGAGCCGCTCGACCCCGCCACCCTGCGCCGCCATTTCGACGCGATGCTGCAGAAGCTGCACGCGACCGAAGGCCGTGTCGAGGTGCGCTTCCCGTTCTTCATCCGCAAGCGGGCGCCGGTGTCGGGCCTGGAAAGCCTGCTCGACTACCAGGGCAGCTGGATCGCCGAATGCCGCAACGGCCAGACCATCGTGTGGTCGCAGGTGCTGGTGCCGGTGAAGTCGCTGTGCCCATGCTCGAAGGAGATCTCCGACTACGGCGCGCACAACCAGCGCTCGCACGTCACCATCCGCGCCGAGCTGCTCGGCGACGTGGCCTGGGGTGAGCTGGTGCGTTTTGCCGAAGAGTCGGCCTCCAGCGAAATCTGGCCGATGCTCAAGCGGGCCGATGAAAAGTGGATCACCGAGCGCGCCTACGAGAACCCCAAGTTCGTCGAAGACCTGGTGCGCGACGTGGCCCTGCGGCTCAATGCCGACAAGCGCATCGGCCGCTACTCGGTGGACGTCGAGAACTTCGAGTCCATCCACAACCACTCAGCCTACGCCCGGATCGAGCGCTGA
- the dxs gene encoding 1-deoxy-D-xylulose-5-phosphate synthase: protein MTTNHALLNTIQSPADLRKLSRVELKQLAVELRDFVLQSVSQTGGHLSSNLGTVELTIALHHVFNTPHDRIVWDVGHQTYPHKILTGRRDRMSTLRQYGGLSGFPRRDESEYDTFGTAHSSTSISAALGMAVAAQMRGEDRRSVAVIGDGAMTAGMAFEALNNAGVAGANMLVVLNDNDMSISPPVGALNRYLARLMSGKFYAAARDTAKTVLKNAPPLFELARRFEEHAKGMVVPGTIFEEFGFTYFGPIDGHDLDSLIPTLENLRDMKGPLFLHVVTKKGMGYKLAEADPVAYHGPSKFNPAEGLKKPATPPKPTFTQVFGQWLCDMAAADERLVGITPAMREGSGMVEFEQRFPKRYHDVGIAEQHAVTFAAGLACEGMKPVVAIYSTFLQRAYDQLIHDVALQNLPVVFALDRAGLVGADGATHAGAYDISYLRCIPNMSVLTPADENETRQLLTSAFKQDHPTAVRYPRGSGAGVAVQPTLDTLPWGQGEVRRRGERIAILAFGTLLHPALAAAENLNATVANMRFVKPLDVALVTELARSHDAIVTVEEGCLMGGAGSAVQEALQAARIEVPVLSLGLPDEFIEHGDPAKLLSLCGLDAAGIEQSILKRFGARPALLRPAVNR from the coding sequence ATGACAACCAACCACGCACTGCTCAACACGATCCAGAGCCCGGCCGACCTGCGCAAGCTGTCGCGCGTCGAGCTGAAGCAGCTCGCCGTCGAGTTGCGCGACTTCGTGCTGCAAAGCGTGTCGCAGACCGGCGGGCACCTGTCGTCGAACCTGGGCACCGTGGAACTCACCATTGCCTTGCACCACGTCTTCAACACCCCGCACGACCGCATCGTGTGGGACGTGGGCCACCAGACCTACCCGCACAAGATCCTCACCGGCCGGCGCGATCGCATGTCGACGCTGCGCCAGTACGGCGGGCTGTCGGGATTCCCGCGCCGCGACGAGAGCGAATACGACACCTTCGGCACCGCACATTCGTCGACCTCGATCTCGGCCGCGCTCGGCATGGCGGTGGCGGCGCAGATGCGTGGCGAAGACCGCCGCTCGGTCGCCGTGATCGGCGACGGCGCGATGACCGCCGGCATGGCCTTCGAGGCACTCAACAACGCCGGTGTGGCCGGCGCCAACATGCTCGTGGTGCTGAACGACAACGACATGTCGATCTCGCCGCCCGTGGGGGCGCTCAACCGCTACCTCGCGCGGCTCATGAGCGGCAAGTTCTACGCCGCCGCACGCGACACCGCCAAGACGGTGCTGAAGAACGCACCGCCGCTCTTCGAGCTGGCCCGCCGCTTCGAGGAGCACGCCAAGGGCATGGTCGTGCCCGGCACGATCTTCGAGGAATTCGGCTTCACCTATTTCGGCCCGATCGACGGCCACGACCTCGACTCGCTGATCCCCACCCTCGAGAACCTGCGCGACATGAAGGGGCCCTTGTTCCTCCACGTCGTGACCAAGAAGGGCATGGGCTACAAGCTGGCCGAGGCCGACCCGGTGGCCTACCACGGCCCGAGCAAGTTCAACCCGGCCGAGGGCCTGAAGAAGCCCGCCACGCCGCCGAAGCCGACCTTCACGCAGGTGTTCGGGCAATGGCTGTGCGACATGGCCGCCGCCGACGAGCGGCTGGTGGGCATCACGCCGGCCATGCGCGAGGGCTCGGGCATGGTCGAGTTCGAGCAGCGCTTCCCCAAGCGCTACCACGACGTGGGCATCGCCGAGCAGCACGCCGTCACCTTCGCCGCGGGCCTGGCCTGCGAAGGCATGAAGCCGGTGGTCGCCATCTACTCGACCTTCCTGCAGCGCGCCTACGACCAGCTCATCCACGACGTGGCCCTGCAGAACCTGCCCGTCGTCTTCGCGCTCGACCGCGCGGGCCTGGTCGGAGCCGACGGCGCCACCCACGCGGGTGCCTACGACATCTCGTACCTGCGCTGCATTCCCAACATGAGCGTGCTGACGCCAGCCGACGAAAACGAGACCCGCCAGCTGCTCACCAGCGCCTTCAAGCAGGACCACCCCACCGCCGTGCGCTACCCGCGTGGCTCGGGAGCCGGCGTGGCAGTGCAGCCGACGCTCGACACTCTGCCCTGGGGCCAGGGCGAAGTGCGTCGCCGCGGTGAGCGCATCGCGATCCTTGCCTTCGGCACGCTGCTCCACCCGGCACTGGCGGCGGCGGAGAACCTCAACGCCACGGTGGCGAACATGCGTTTCGTGAAGCCGCTCGATGTCGCTCTCGTGACTGAACTTGCGCGCAGCCATGATGCAATCGTGACCGTGGAAGAGGGCTGCCTGATGGGTGGCGCCGGCAGTGCCGTTCAAGAGGCCCTGCAGGCCGCACGCATCGAAGTGCCCGTTCTCAGTCTGGGCTTGCCCGATGAATTCATCGAGCATGGTGACCCCGCCAAGCTTCTCAGCTTGTGTGGCCTGGACGCCGCAGGCATCGAGCAATCGATCTTGAAGCGCTTCGGCGCCCGTCCTGCGTTGTTGCGGCCCGCCGTCAATCGTTAA